In Clostridium omnivorum, the DNA window TCGTAATGGCAGAATAGATGATGTAGTGCTAGGATATGATGACATAGAAAGTTATTTAAAGCCAAGAGGGGCATACTTTGGAGCTATTGTAGGACGTCATGCTAACAGAATTGGGGATGCTTGCTTTGAACTTAATGGTATTGAGTATAAGCTGGCAAAAAATGATGGAGAAAATCAACTACATGGTGGTATAAAGGGCTTTGATAAGGTTATATGGCAGGCAAAAGTAATTGGTGGGGATAATGAAAAACTGCAGCTTTCATATTTAAGTAAGGACGGAGAAGAGGGGTTCCCAGGCAATCTAGAAGTAAAAGTAATCTATAGTGTTACAGAGGAGAATGAACTTAAAATAGAATATTATGCAGCAGCCGATAAGGATACTGTAGTAAATCTCACAAACCATTCTTATTTTAATTTAACTGGGCAAGCTTCAGGGGACATACTAAATCATAAGGTCATGATAAATGCAGATAAATTTACTGTGAATGATGATAAAGCTTTGCCTACTGGAGAAATCTTAGAAGTTCAGGGAACTCCAATGGATTTTACTAGCTTAACTGAAGTGGGTAAGAATATAAACAGTAATTATGACCAAATAGTTTTTGGCTCTGGTTATGATCATAACTGGGTGCTTAATACAAAAGGTGATATATCTAAAATGGCAGCAGAGGTTGTTGATGAGAAAAGTGGAAGAGTGTTAGAGGTTTACACCACAAAACCAGGTGTTCAACTTTATACAGGAAACTTCCTTCATGAAGCTGAAACAGGTAAAGGTGGAGTAAAATATGATAAGAGAAGTGGATTATGCCTTGAAACTCAATATTTTCCTAATGCCTTAAAACATAAAAACTTCCCTTCTCCAATACTTAAGGCAGGAGAACAATATAGACATGTTACAATATATAAATTTACTTTAGCAAAATAAATAATCGCAGCATAAACGC includes these proteins:
- a CDS encoding aldose epimerase family protein gives rise to the protein MSITKKFLANTKSGLKVESYTLSNSNGMEVDILNLGGIVYSLRVPDRNGRIDDVVLGYDDIESYLKPRGAYFGAIVGRHANRIGDACFELNGIEYKLAKNDGENQLHGGIKGFDKVIWQAKVIGGDNEKLQLSYLSKDGEEGFPGNLEVKVIYSVTEENELKIEYYAAADKDTVVNLTNHSYFNLTGQASGDILNHKVMINADKFTVNDDKALPTGEILEVQGTPMDFTSLTEVGKNINSNYDQIVFGSGYDHNWVLNTKGDISKMAAEVVDEKSGRVLEVYTTKPGVQLYTGNFLHEAETGKGGVKYDKRSGLCLETQYFPNALKHKNFPSPILKAGEQYRHVTIYKFTLAK